One genomic region from Nostoc sphaeroides encodes:
- a CDS encoding cupin domain-containing protein: MLQSQEIHLAPSLVVSVSESHKSVAATELRPWGSFTILEEKPGYKIKRIEVKPGHRLSLQMHYHRSEHWIVVSGTAKVTCADQEVLLTNNQSTYLPQCTNHRLENPGVVPLILIEVQNGEYLGEDDIVRFQDDYARNRA; this comes from the coding sequence ATGCTTCAGTCTCAAGAGATTCACCTTGCGCCGTCATTAGTCGTATCTGTATCTGAGAGTCACAAAAGCGTTGCTGCAACAGAACTGCGGCCTTGGGGTTCTTTTACTATTTTGGAAGAAAAGCCAGGCTACAAGATTAAACGGATTGAAGTGAAGCCCGGTCATCGCCTTAGCTTGCAAATGCACTACCATCGTAGCGAACACTGGATTGTTGTTTCTGGTACAGCAAAAGTCACTTGCGCTGATCAAGAAGTATTGCTAACTAACAATCAATCTACTTATTTACCCCAGTGTACGAATCATCGTCTAGAAAATCCTGGTGTAGTTCCCCTAATCTTAATTGAAGTTCAAAATGGAGAATACTTAGGAGAAGATGACATTGTTCGGTTTCAAGACGATTACGCCCGTAATAGAGCCTAG